In Rhodoflexus caldus, the following proteins share a genomic window:
- a CDS encoding carboxylesterase family protein has product MTKRGMIVWKMLLLAVIFIGQLFPALAQRLQERRTTSGIGYMEFLPPDYATSGKRHPLMIFLHGIGERGNGTTDLRRVVMWNTPIQMADGGNNMTFTVNGQQFSYIILAPQLTSNYGSWPASYIDQVVEHAKATYRVDESRIYITGLSLGGGGTWDYAAAYPQKVAAIVPICGASWPNTTKVNALATNNIPIWATHGTADGIVGVGSTTGWVSSLNNHPTPPTPRPRMTLYEGGDHYIWDKTYNLDPAIVDPGVRDINIYEWMLRYSKDGVTANAGPDLTLTAPVTSVRLNGSASAQGTQIASIQWTQVSGSPAITIQQGNTATPTLLNVPIGTYTFRMTVTGANGKTATDDVIVKVERLNLLPVANPGANQSITLPATQVVFDGRQSSDPDGSITSYRWEQVGIGNNSEAVLINFTGSSQQGLPWNNTPSATNSGAVINNLRTQGGQSSPINITLQSNWGGSNEFGSTANNTGVVPDNVMRSCFW; this is encoded by the coding sequence TTTGCAGGAACGACGCACCACAAGCGGTATCGGCTACATGGAGTTTCTACCGCCTGACTACGCCACCAGTGGTAAAAGGCATCCCTTGATGATTTTTTTACACGGTATAGGCGAACGCGGTAACGGCACGACCGACTTACGCAGAGTAGTTATGTGGAATACGCCCATCCAGATGGCAGATGGCGGCAATAACATGACTTTTACCGTTAATGGACAACAGTTTTCCTACATTATTCTAGCTCCTCAGCTAACATCCAATTACGGCAGTTGGCCTGCTTCTTACATAGACCAAGTAGTGGAACACGCCAAGGCGACTTATCGGGTAGATGAGTCGCGTATCTATATTACCGGCCTGAGCCTTGGCGGCGGCGGTACATGGGACTATGCGGCTGCCTATCCTCAAAAAGTAGCGGCCATCGTTCCTATTTGCGGCGCTTCATGGCCCAACACCACGAAGGTAAACGCTTTGGCAACCAATAATATTCCCATATGGGCAACCCATGGCACGGCTGACGGTATTGTTGGCGTAGGTTCTACAACAGGTTGGGTGAGCAGCCTTAACAACCATCCGACACCTCCCACGCCTCGCCCTCGCATGACACTCTACGAGGGTGGCGACCACTATATCTGGGATAAAACCTACAATTTAGACCCTGCAATCGTAGACCCCGGTGTCCGCGACATCAATATCTATGAGTGGATGTTGCGTTACAGCAAAGACGGCGTTACGGCAAATGCCGGCCCCGACCTGACACTCACTGCACCTGTAACAAGTGTGCGACTGAACGGCTCGGCAAGTGCTCAGGGTACACAAATTGCCTCTATCCAATGGACGCAAGTAAGCGGCAGCCCTGCAATCACTATTCAACAAGGCAATACGGCCACCCCAACGCTGTTAAACGTTCCCATCGGTACATATACTTTTCGCATGACAGTTACGGGCGCTAATGGCAAAACTGCTACCGACGATGTAATAGTAAAAGTAGAACGGCTCAACTTATTACCCGTAGCCAATCCGGGCGCCAACCAGAGCATTACGTTGCCTGCAACACAGGTTGTATTTGACGGCAGACAGTCTTCCGACCCTGACGGCAGCATTACATCCTACCGATGGGAGCAGGTAGGCATCGGCAACAATTCGGAGGCCGTATTGATTAACTTCACGGGCAGCAGCCAGCAGGGATTGCCATGGAACAACACACCATCGGCGACCAATAGCGGAGCAGTGATAAACAACCTGCGCACGCAAGGCGGTCAGAGTTCACCGATAAATATCACGCTTCAATCCAATTGGGGAGGGAGCAATGAATTTGGTTCTACGGCCAACAACACGGGCGTAGTGCCTGACAACGTGATGCGTTCCTGCTTTTGGT